Genomic DNA from Candoia aspera isolate rCanAsp1 chromosome 14, rCanAsp1.hap2, whole genome shotgun sequence:
CCCTGGCTGGTGGAAAACAAAAGTTATCATTTCTCTTATTCCTGGATTTCAATCCCAAAAGCCACACAAAGTGTATTTTACAATGGGAGCAAAATCCTGCACCTGTTTACCATAGTTAGCGTAGGATTTCCCAGACCTTGCACTGTCTATCACCCGgtgtcctcctttccttctgcagAGTGTTTTGGTGCCTTGGTTACAAACCTCCTTTCTCCATTCTGATCTGCCACAAGATCAGCTGGTCCAAACTGAGGAAAGACTTAAATCCCCCAGGCAAAAGCGCGAAGCTGGTAGGTAAGACGTGGAGCTGTTCCCTGTTGGAACACACAGCAGCAGCAGACTGGAGGCAGAAGGCAAACTTCAGATTGCattcaaggtggtggtggggacagcgagataaaaaaagtcaagatggtggccatggccatGTGCTTGAAGCCACGCCCctttttctttggggggcagggcttcagtcatgtggtcctggccaccatcttgacattttttacctTTCCTGTGGATTCCCCTGAAATGTACTCATTTTCAGATTGTGGGGAATCAAAGTGTTATGGATGGACTGTGCACACCTGCCCTTCATCTGAAATCCAGAATAGTATGATATGTTGGGTGCGAGAAATGGTGTCTGTTTCTGTAACTTTCAAAATTAAATAAGACTGCCAGCAGGAAGGGTTTTTTACTTCACTACAGATTCAGTTCACCCTATCAGTGCTCTCTTTCTGACTCCTTTTTTGGGCAGATTTctgatctggattttttttttttttaatgtaaacaatCATTAGAAAAAATGCCAGGATGTTTAGACAGGGCATGTAGATCTTCCTGCTTCTGTTCACACACAGCTGGAGAGATCTGAAAACTCTCCAACCTTGGTTAACTCATGAGCTTTCTCTTAGCAAAGTGCCCAGAGGAAAAAGTCATCACCAAGGAGGTGCTAAACGATGTACTAAATCTTCTAAGTTATTCCGCTGAGGACTTAAAATTGTGCCTGACTGAGGAATTCCTACGGAACCATCTTGATGAGCTCTTACAAATCCCTTTCACGAGCGAGCAGCTGATGGCAATCATGGGAAATTTAGATAAGGTAACAAACATGTCGATTTTCTTGGAAAAACAGCCCTCCTAGCTATTTATtagttatctatttatttttaagatttataaggctgcccaactgaAACAATATGACTCTGATATAACAGTAAACAACACaatatataatacaaaatataaaatggtgaccaagcaATGTAACCAAACAACCGAAAGGGTCTATGCTCAGCTTGcccctgtcctaacaaccaggaaacacactgagacaaggaactggtctctaatatttattgctagtacttaacaggaatcctaacaaactgaagaagcgtgggaaaacccagacatataacccccaagggttaaggcggtcccgatctgtgtctctttgaatggctgaacaattcatcagtgctacgcatgcgcttgacagtctggatgggagccccctgctcgccatccttactcatgacaacccctcatgcctgggggaagagcagGTCTTCAGGCTTTTCTAACGGCAAGGAGTGTGGGGCCTCTCCTATATCAGGGGAGATTGTTCCAGAGAATGGGGTGACCACAGAAAAGGCAAGCTTCCTAGGACCCATAAgatgacaagatttaaaagaaggaacctagagcatgccctccctgtgggagcatgtggggcgggcagatgttcttgggagaaggcagtccctcaagtaacctggtcctataccatgtaggactttaaaagtgataaccagtaCTTTGAATCGCACCCAGAGGAGCCTGTGCAGCTCACGGAGTAGCGGTGTTACATGAGCATAACAAGATGCACCCATAACTTACCCActtggccacattctggaccaattgaagcttctgggcAACCTCATGTAGATCAATAGTCTaactgggaggtgaccaaggcatgagtaactgtgagcagggcttcccagtccaggaatgggtgcaactggcagaCAAGgcacagttgtgcaaaggcccccttggccacaggtgccaccaggagctgtgagtccaggagaacccccaaattgcGCACCAAGTCTGAATGGATGCCACCCTATCCAGAATCAAAGTGGAAACTCTGCAACTCCCAAATCTGGGGGACCCAGATTCCATAGCCACTCACTCTTGGCAGAGTTGAGCCACaatctgttcttccccatccagaccctcacagtcttcagacactgggaaagaatcTCAACAGCTTCACTGGGATGGCTGGGGACAGAGAtctataactgggtatcatctgtatattgatgatacctcaccccaaaccaacagatgacctccccctgtggcttcatgtagatattaaaaagaaggggggaaaggggcaaagccctgaggcactccacagAGCAGGGGGCTAGAGCTCCCCTCCCaacaacaccaactggaactggccttggaggaaggaggagaaccactgcaaaatggtGCCCTCTACTTCCAATCCGTTTAGCCAGTCCAGGGGTATACCATGATCAATAGTATCGAATtccaccaagagatcaaggagaaccaggatggacacaccaccccCATCACAAGCTCGCCACAGATCATCAACAAGTGTGATCAAACCATCTCTGTACTGTATCCATGTCTTAATTCTGgctggaaagggtccagatagtCCACTTCCTCCAGCTCTCTGAAGCTGGAGGccaatcaccttctcaacaacctttcctaaaaTTGTCCAGATTGTGTTGATCCAAGGATGGCCTCATGATGAGGGGGCGCACCATTGCCTCTCTCAGAGCTGGCTCTGCCTGTCATCCTTTCAACACCGTTGTGATGATTGCCAGGAGCATCTGTGGTGCTGGTGGATCAGAAAAGTAAAAATAGCAGCCACAattgtgtgattgaagctccacccttttttatgtgtgccaCAGCACACTTTAAAAGCAGTAGGGCTTCCATCATAGTTACCAACTTGGCTTCTTTTACCCCCACCCTATGGATGTCCTGATGACTGCTAGAAATCCTTCTGCAAAAGCCTCTTCATGATGCCATACCAGGAATAGCTCCTGGGACAAATCCATGCATCAAAGAGGTGATACCAAGTCAGCAGCTTTACACACTGTTATTTGCTCATTCTTGCAGATATTTCCCACAGGATATCCTCCTTCTGCAATTGGAATCCTTGGTGACCTAATAGATGAAAGCAACATCAAGAAATGGACTATCGATTCACCAAGCACACTTCGTGCTTTGTTGGATTCTGTGTCTGATGATGAACTGGTAATTTGAAGATAGTTCCAGAGGcattggctaagaattctgggcaTTATAATTCATAGAACTGTAGAGCTGGAAGGgatcacaaggatcatctagtccaacactCTGCGAAGTGCAGAAAAACCAATCAAATCATCCCTGAGGGGTGGGTGTCCAGACTCTTCTTAAAAACTTCCACAGCTGGAAAACCTACCACCTCTGCAAGCAGACCGTTCCACTATTGCAGACCTTACTGTTGGCAAGTTTTTCCttatacatttaaatgaaatgtaGGTAACTACAGTATATCTGTCATTTCTGGTCCTAGCTTTTGTAGCTATGGAAATAGTTCCAAAAAAAGGTTGCTGTGGAGGGATATAATACCATTCTTCAAGTATCTAAAAGATATCACAAGAAGGCTAAGGCCAGTTTGCTATCAAGCTACAGAAAGATGGCCTTAAgaaacaggaagacagattccaattaaacattaaaaaaaccaatcCTAATTGTATGAGTGGTTTGGCAGTAGAGCCAGTTACCAGGAGAGGTAGAGAGCTCCGTTTGCTGGATGTGCTCAGAAAGAGGCCAGATAGGTCTCCACTGGGATGCTTTAAATTGGGTTCTTGCAGGGGATTGTCACCCATGTCTATCATCATAGGCATCTGTCTTCCTCAAGCTACAATCATGGCTTCGGAAAGGCCATTACAAGTCTGTCCCAAGGTAATCATTTTGAGTGCTCCTTCAGGTTCCCTTGCTCAGGGGTGGTAGAGACACACCTGGAAGTGCTACAGTGCCTATTAAACGTCATGTGCCACCATCTAGAAAGAGGTCATTGAGCATTCACAAAGCCAGTGGGAAAGGCAGAGTGCTGTCTTTACCGTGTACAAAACGTCCCTGAAGTTCACCCATCAGCCCCAAAGACAGCAGTCGCTGCAATCTCAAAATGATCCCAACAACCAGGAACCTTGCAGTATTTCTAAAGACAGCTTTGGAAGACTCGGGATTCTACATTTGAGTGGTGGATGCTGAAAATGTTTCTAGGGTCAGGTTCACATGTCAAGTAAAGCCATTATGGGATTTGTTTTGTTCTGGAGTAGTGTGATGTCTGAACTGGGCCATTGTAGCACTGAAGCCATagttcatggcttagcatgacatGGAAACCAGCCCACTggggcttgttcaacaaactgtggttaaatCCTGCTCTATTATGATAAGCAAAGCCACCAAATCTGCATTTGATATTTTGACTTACATGTGCAATTAAAATTCAGCAATCTTTCCAGACGTATGAGGTCAACTTGTCACTCTCCAGGTGTGTTGGGTGTGTTCCCAGAATTCTAGAAATGGcagttctaacacatctggaaggcatctgtTTGCAATATAAGATCGCAGAAGGCTTGGTTTTgattctgaaattatttattttagaggACCTTAGCTATTCGTCGTTACATTGATTTGGGAAACCAAATTGATAGCCCTTTTCTGAACATCCTTGGGTCATACATCTGTCTCCTGAACGAGGACCAGCTCAGCATGATATCTGAAGAGAGCATTGAGTGAGTGAATTCTTTCATCATCATTTGCATgcctgcaagaaaagaaaactgtTCTGGACTTTATAAACATGGACAGGGAATCCAATGTTCAAACTGTATTGCTTACTTTTTCTTTAGTAATCCCACAAGGAGCCTTTTAAGGTAGGCCAGTATTATGATTCAAAATGGCAACCAGAAGTGGATATTAGTTAGGAGGGGCTCAAAGTTTGCctgatttttattctgttttggggAGTTTGTTTTTTTTGTTATTGTCTGAATGGGTGTTGTGGTTGCCCTTGGTTAATACGTCTTAATGGATGAGGCCAGAGTAATATGGATGAGAGAGAGTCCCAAAGAATGTCAAGAGTAATTTAATGAAATGGAATAGGATTGACTCCTAAAAGTCAGGTCTGGGTCATGGAGCGAGTTTGCTAGATCAGACCATAAAGTGTTGTAGATCTGATGAGAGAAACGTTAGCCAGCTTACTTAAAATTTGAGCTAGCTTTGAGCTAGTTCCTCTAGTAGCTTAAGTTGCTACTAAAAGCACTATTAAAATCTGTGGAAAAGTGAAACTGGGGAAAGGATGAAGTAGTGAGAGAGCTGGatcccttcccttttctcatCTTGTCTTTTCTTGGCAGGATGGCCACCACCCTTGACCCATCCAGTTGCTCACAAGCCATCAAGGATAATCTGTATCCCAAAGCCAAGCGGGCTTTCTCAGATCGTCACTATTACTACCGTGAATATTATAAACGGATCAAGCTATTTCTGGGTAAGCAGAAATAATCAGCTGAGGAAACACCAATTGAGGTTTAGAGTGTTGAAAAAACAATTTGTAATCAAACCTTGAATAGCCTTAAACTGCATCTATAGAAACAATGTAGTCCCCAGACCGAGGAGAGGGTGTGTACAAATACagttgaatggatggatggatggatgaatcttAAGCCAAATCTTTCCAAGGGGGCAGCGTTTAGCTCAATATGACTCTCACaataggctaggctaggctaaaaCTGTGTCAGGTAGTTTGTGGTTCACAGCATCTTGTTAGGAAGAGCCATTGTCCTTAAAAGTTGTGCGAACCAAGCAATTCTGTTAAGCCATAACTTGATTTGTTTATTTGGGCGTAGCATGTTCCTGAACACAACCTCTGTGTTTTCTTAACTCAGGTTTAGAGTTTCACATGTTGCATGAATTACACCTAAATGAAGAATTAATTCTTATTTGTTGTATAAGAGACTGAAGCTCAAGATAGAACTGTTTCTTCAACCTGGGTTTGGAGCCATGATCCATGGCATGCATAAACTTTGCAGGGTGGAAGTGCCTGGGTTTGGAACCCTCAAACATGCGAAGTAGAACATTTTTGTTGGATTATCACACAAATACCACATTTTACCCTGCCAACTTTGGGAAATGTGATTTTATCCCCACCATGGGTGATGAAAGCTTTATGTGGAATATGTTGCACAAGTGAAGTATACATTTGTTAATCACATAGTGCTTTTGACATCACTACTGTCAACTAGCACAACTAAAACTAGCACAAACTGAGTTTTATGAGTCCAAACAAATCTGCCAATTTCAGTGTCTCTATGTACTATATATATTCCTCTTAATACAATATATAAACTGAAGAGAAGCATGCGTTTTTCTACCTAATGTATACATTTTGAATGGAAATAATTTccccaagagccagtttggtctagttgttaaggcaccagactagaaaccaggagaccgtgagttctagtcctgccttgggcacaaagccagctgggtaactttgggccactttccctcagccctaggaaggaggcaatggcaagccacttctgaaaaaccttgccaagaaaactgcagggacttgtccaggcagtctccgagaactggacatgatagaacagattttaaaaatcccaaatgtAATACATGCTCATATATTAATATTATGAGTGCATGCACTTGGGTAGAGACTTTTCTCTAATATACTGAGGTACTCTGGTGCAAGACAGGCAAATACAATGCAAAATTTGGATTGTGAAGATGAATTGTGAATGTCATAGGTTAATTgagtttcaatttatttatttggttggaaAAGGTCAAGAAGGTCTAATCTGCATATAGAATGCACACCAGATCAATTTCCCCTCCATTTTTAGTCTATATTGTCATATTTCGTAAGTAATATTTCCCTGTTCTCCTATCATGTCTTTCATCTTTTTCCTTATGGCAGAAAGTCTATTAAGGTGACAAAGATTAAACTATTCAAAAATCTATTTTGATGGGTAGTGTTAAGGGCTGTCTGTCCTCTATTCTCATCACCTAGATTTCACATGGATTGGAAATAATTTACATTTTCAGACTATCACTATTTACAGGAGTGTTTCAGTGAGTTACAATATCACACAAAGTACCTTGTGACAAGCCCCAGGATAAAGCTGTGAAACACTGGGGGCACACCATGTGTAATGGtttgaaataatttagaaaatgtgCAGTTATTAATAAAACCTgttgaaaatatttcaagaaaaacTTGCCACCACTCTTTCACTTGAGAAGACCAATAAAGGATACCAGCTAAGGTTTCCTCATTGCTTGCAGGAGGTGCTCCAGGTGTAGATCTCAGGGCACTTAGCAAAAATGATATCAACATGGACATTAACACTTTTTTGGGCCTAAAAAGCAGCTCTCTAAAGGTGAGTGGGACTTTAAGATAAAAAGTGGTggtaagtcagtttttcccaACCATTCTGGCAGAGTAATTATTGGAGATTCTCAAAGAATCCTGATGGAGGGGAAATGCTAATGAAAGTTAAAAGAATGTGTGGGAGGAAAAGGTCGATTTCACATTTCTCAGgctttgaatgaaaaagccaaTATATTGTTTGGATCTCAAAGCTTCTAATTCAAATTTTTGAATTTTAAAGTATCAAATTGCTAGCTCTAGTCAATCAACATTCTAGTCAACATTCACATAGTACTTTTTAGTAAGGTAGAAAACATAGAATAGGCTATCAGCCTTAGTTGCACATACCACACACCAATGATGAGGATTTAGCCCATCAGTTGTGGCACATTTTGGTCAGTATGCCACAAGTTCAACCACAGTCCAGTTCTACCCTAAGCATGTTCCAGCCACCTAGAGTCGTTGTatatgagttgggcagcatagaaattggataaataaataaataaatacacttttctGTCTATATTCTAAGAGATTTAGCTCTATTCCAATCAATCAGTTGGCATCAAGTAGAGCTGGAAGACACCTAATCCAGCTCCATTAAGAAAGGGCACTTCTAGCAAACCACGAAACTCTGGAAATAGTATGAATTATTCTCTGAGCAGAGTTGCTTCAAAAATCTCACTTCAAGGAAACTATGCACACAAAACCAGAGAAGTGTCAGTGCTGATGGTGTGTTCTGTGAGGCGTTCTTCATAGTAATGACTAGGCACACCACAGCACAGATGAAAACTTTACATAATGCTTTATGGTAGCCTATTGTTATGGTTCCCCAACAATAGGCTGTGGCCCTGGCTGGACAGGGCTAACTCCAGCCTCCAAGCCCTTCCAGGTTGGCATAGAAGTCTTCGGGTCTCAGTCCTTAGGGCAGTTAGAAGTCTTAAAGTTCATAAAGTGGCATACAGTCCTTGCCTCCCTCCAAAGGTTCTTGTGTTCGTTGGGATTATGAGCTGCCTCAGCATGGTTGTTCCTTTTATAATTGCTGCCAAGCTCCAAGCCAAGCTCCAAGTCCTGTTCTTAAGCAATGTTGCCATTGAACACCCGAGCTGCACTCCCAAGCCAGGCTCCAGACAGGAATCAAACCAAGGTGGGCTGCTTACCCAGACTTGTGGTCTTAGTCTGCTTGGTTGCCTGTTGCTGTTGCACCTGCCCAGGGGTCTCTACCTCGTCTCATCTTCTcccgcccacccacccacactccaGGCTGGCTTTCCCTTTTTTAGGCTAAGGGCATGGCTGGGTGAGGTGTGCTACCCTGTCTGCCTACAGATGTTGGTAAGTTCCTGAGAAAGCCGGCGTGGGGCTCAGCTAGCCCGTATGGCCAACTGACTAGCTAGGACAGCGGCATGATGCCTGTAGGTGAGTCTGTGCTGGTCCGTCCATGTCCCTCAGCAGGCTGGGGGAACTGAGCATTTCCCCTCTCAGGTTTACAACCATTTTGGAGGGATGAATTGACCCCAACAGTGGGAAAAGCAGGAGGAGTATTTCTGCCCGCTTGCAGTGGCTTCAGTCAAGTGCAGAGGGCAGTGTTAACTTCACTCCTTCCCTGAAGCAAATCAAAAGTTTATGTCTTTATCTACAGGGTGGAAGAAATGGGAAAGCAGCAAAATGAAGATTTCTCATAACTAGTTTTGTTCTATTGATTCCACAGGAATTGACCCCTGAAAATGTTAAAGGCCTGCTGGGCACGAATCTAAACAGCCTGACGGATTATCAGAACGTATCGCCCACAAAAGAGTGGATCCAGAGTCAGAAGCAGTCTGATCTGGACAGCCTGGGCCTGGGACTTCGAGGTGGCCTTCCTGAAGGCTACATTATTCTTACAAGTAAGGCCACTGCCGCCTTTGCCTTGAGACCGATAGCACAGGAGGCAAATTCTGTATATTAGTGGGGAAGGAACAGGAAAAGGCTTTCTGGTGGCAGTGGCAAGGTGTGCTTTTTTATGCATCATTCAGCCTAGCTCTGTGTGCCATCCTTCTGGCAAGGTGGTCAGGACACATACGGGGTTCCCCCGTTTCACCTCATGAGAGCACTAACTAGCCCATGGAAGGTGGGGGGGAGCAAGAGAGACAGAAGTGGAACGGCAGAGCAGTGTGGAAGGCACATATAATTCAGTGGCAATCATTCCACTTCCAGGAATCTTGGGACTTTACTTCTTGTCGCTTCTCTTTTTCTGCAGGCCCCTTGCCAGTCCTCTTCCTCCCGGCCCTATCTGCCCTGCCTCCCTCCTGACCTTGCCATCAGCTTGACTCCCTTTCTGAAAGCCTTCTGCtcctaaaaacaataacaacttgGGGCTCCACCTAAGCTTTCTGCTAGAATTTTCTGACAAGGCTCAGGTGTGTCAGCAGCAGGGAGAATTGTTAGCCGAGTGTGTTGATGACCTGGAgacgctgcttcagtttggacCCTTCCCAATCGGGAGGGTACTGCAAGCGTGGCCGATACTTTGTTCTTCATtcagcacaaaaagaaaaagggtatTAACATCATCTCACAGAGACTTTCCCAGAGCGCACAGAATAACCGTAACACTGCCTCCTGCCAACAAAACTAAACAACATATTATAGAacacagtatacaggtagtcctcacttaccaaccactcattcggcaactgttcaaagttacaacggtgctgaaaaaggagacttgcaaccagtcctcaaagttgcagccactgcagcatccctgaggtcatgtgatcacaactggcaaccagtgtgcatttgcaactgttgcagtgtcccacagtcacatgattgccatttgtgaccttcacagccagcttccaacaagcacagtcaatggggaagccagcaggaagtcacaaatcatagtcatgtgacatcgcacttagCAACTGTGCAGGATTCGACTAACAATTGCAGCCGGAGCCGACATTGTAAGTAGGGTGGGGTCatatgacatttcactttatgaccacgccatttagcaatggaattgctggtcccaattgtggtaggtaagtgaggactacctgtatttgtgaGAAGCTATTTGTTGCTTACATGACAGTGTACACACACTGGTCTGACAAGAGTAAAATTAGCAAGAGAAATAGAAGGTTTCTATTTAATAGAAGGTAAGGGTAGTTTTTCTCGTGCATGTATGGTATTCTGtgaaaaatatgtaaataattcAGTTGTGTTTTATGCATGGCCTGGTTTGTGAGACCCACAAAATACCGGGACCTGGGTATATAATGCAATCAAGTAGAATtgcataatgtgatttatttttcctatattattatggttgatcacagtcagccagatgttcagactggatttggcaattttgtccacctatcagccccttcccaagaacctgggataggcagatgttgtttaataatattaaaggtataatCACAGgatgtaaaattattattattattattattattattattattattattattactattattattattattatgtttctaCTAGAGCCATAAGAAGCAACACTGAGCTCTGAAACTCCAGCTTCTGCTAACTGGCTTCTTACTTCAACCAGGCACCACCTATTCAAGCTTATCTCTGCAGGTGAAGAGTTCaggaaacaaaaattaataaatctAGTGTTTTGAGTATGTAATGCAAGAATTGTTTGTTCCTACTTCCtttggtgcagagtggtaggcagcagcattgcaactgaaaactctccccacgacccaagtttgatcccagtggaagctggattcttgggcagccagctcaggtcgactcagccctccacccttccgaggttggtaaaatgggtacccagcttgctggggaaggtgatgactgaggaaggccatggcaaaccaccccactctatagtctgccaagaaaacgtcgcgaaagcggcatccccccaaagggtcagacatgactcggtgcttgcacaggggacctttcacactttCTTTTACCTCTAAAATAGATGCACCACACCCACAGATGCAGGTTTAGAGGGCTAACTTCTTCATAAGGAGAAAATGGAGACATCTAATCCTAATAAATTCTATTTGAAAATGTATCTATGCAGGTAAAGAGATAAACAAGAAAGAGACACCTTTAGCTATTATTACCCTTTAACACAGATAACAACATGGTCTCTgaagaggcaaaggaggacatggagaaTTGGGAAGGAGGGCAAATGAGGAAAAGGAGGACGTGCTAACTGTTGAACTTTCTTGGCCTCTGAGAcaaaaattatagtgaagaacTGCAGAAAATTGTACTTAGGCCTACCTGCATATGAAATTACTtcctccagcatcagaaagactggtttcccatcgcaatatttttccaagaaaTCTTTATTGAAGACATACGCTAGCGGTAACACAGAATTGACAATGACGTGCTTTCCAGATTTCACCATAGGAACATATGATAAGTCAAGTGATCGACAGACTCCAGTGATCACAGATTTGGAGGGGTTTGATTGAAGCCAATTGccagaatcaggaaataaattaaataacgtaAGTCTGGCTGTCGAGTCTGTTGatggacaagggaaagaaagaagcagacaatttacgaGGTTACAATACACAAAAGCTTGAATGACTACTGTTCTGAAAACAgtccagaacaaaaacaaaaacaaggcactcaaaaagccagacaatatttgattttaagactatgcctgccagatggaggacatgaggacggAAGGGAGgactccaatttatttatttatttttcaaatttaattactgcccatctcccccagaagggggactctgggcagtt
This window encodes:
- the MSLN gene encoding mesothelin is translated as MPESPSILCCLFMVGCAIMFIPSYAVKFLNISGPVIGKNDTRISGHLVCKVSGDYIAASGENLLKRLSQCQHLPPVQTKAIQAIFSSGNTSFGRPSASSVPDEFSQSILIVNFNILQAIPKSVLVPWLQTSFLHSDLPQDQLVQTEERLKSPRQKREAAKCPEEKVITKEVLNDVLNLLSYSAEDLKLCLTEEFLRNHLDELLQIPFTSEQLMAIMGNLDKIFPTGYPPSAIGILGDLIDESNIKKWTIDSPSTLRALLDSVSDDELRTLAIRRYIDLGNQIDSPFLNILGSYICLLNEDQLSMISEESIEMATTLDPSSCSQAIKDNLYPKAKRAFSDRHYYYREYYKRIKLFLGGAPGVDLRALSKNDINMDINTFLGLKSSSLKELTPENVKGLLGTNLNSLTDYQNVSPTKEWIQSQKQSDLDSLGLGLRGGLPEGYIILTKP